A single Vulpes lagopus strain Blue_001 chromosome 3, ASM1834538v1, whole genome shotgun sequence DNA region contains:
- the FBRS gene encoding probable fibrosin-1: METAAAAAPGPGWAAEGERRRRRCSRRDRDREQRRRRGPGGDAPRALLAAPRGSSSSSSPPPPARPWSSASSGERPGGPRRRRPRPRPRPPRPRARKRPAGSGSRGEEEEEEEEGGADDGEAEEEPEEEEEEEEDLIDGFAIASFASLEALQKDASLQPPERLEHRLKHSGKRKRGGSSGATGEPGDSSDREPGRPSGDRARKWPNKRRRKEASSRHSLEAGYICDAESDLDERVSDDDLDPSFTVSTSKASGPHGAFNGNCEAKLSVVPKVSGLERSQEQPPGPDPLLVPFPPKEPPPPPAPRPPVSPPAPLPAAPSLPPPPQPQLQLRVSPFGLRTSPYGSSLDLSTGSSSRPPPKAPAPPVAQPPPSSSSSSSSSSSASSSSAQLTHRPPTPSLPLPLSTHSFPPPGLRPPPPPHHPSLFSPGPTLPPPPPLLQVPGHPGASAANALSEQDLIGQDLNSRYLNAQGGPEVVGAGGSARPLAFQFHQHNHQHQHTHQHTHQHFTPYPPGLLPPHGPHMFEKYPGKMEGLFRHNPYTAFPPAVPGLPPGLPPAVSFGSLQGAFQPKSTNPELPPRLGPVPSGLPQKGTQIPDHFRPPLRKPGKWCAMHVRVAYMILRHQEKMKGDSHKLDFRNDLLPCLPGPYGALPPGQELSHPAASLFTATGAVHAAANPFTAAPGAHGPFLSPSTHIDPFGRPTSFASLAALSNGAFGGLGSPTFNSGAVFAQKESPGAPPAFASPPDPWGRLHRSPLAFPAWVRPPEAARTPGSDKERPVERREPSITKEEKDRDLPFSRPQLRVSPATPKARAGEEGARPAKESVRVKEERKEEAAAAAAAAAAAAAAAAAAAATTGPQGLHLLFERPRPPPFLGPSPPERCAGFLEPTWLAGPPRLARPPRFYEAGEELTGPGAVAAARLYGLEPAHPLLYSRLAPPPPPTAAPGTPHLLSKTPPGALLGAPPPLVPAPRPSSPPRAPGPARADR; encoded by the exons ATGGAGACGGCAGCGGCCGCGGCTCCCGGCCCGGGCTGGGCCGCCGAgggggagcggcggcggcggcgctgctCGCGCCGAGACCGAGACCGGGAGCAGCGGCGCCGCCGAGGTCCCGGCGGCGACGCGCCCCGGGCTCTGCTGGCTGCCCCGCGCggctcctcgtcctcctcgtcgcCGCCACCGCCCGCCAGGCCTTGGTCGTCAGCTTCGTCCGGAGAGCGGCCCGGAGGCCCGAGACGACGGCGGCCCCGTCCCAGGCCTCGGCCCCCGCGACCCCGAGCTCGGAAGCGGCCTGCCGGCTCGGGCAGCcgcggggaggaagaggaggaggaggaggaggggggcgcCGACGACGGGGAGGCCGAGGAGGagcctgaggaggaggaagaagaggaagaggacttAATCGATGGCTTCGCCATCGCCAGCTTCGCCAGCCTTGAGGCCTTGCAG aAGGATGCATCTCTTCAGCCCCCAGAGCGACTGGAACATCGACTGAAGCATTCTGGGAAGCGGAAGAGGGGGGGTTCCAGTGGGGCCACTGGGGAGCCAGGGGACAGCTCTGATCGGGAGCCTGGCCGGCCCTCTGGGGATCGGGCCCGAAAATGGCCCAATAAGCGGAGAAGGAAAGAG GCCTCCTCCCGTCATTCTCTGGAAGCTGgatacata tgTGATGCAGAAAGCGATCTGGATGAGAGG GTCTCCGATGATGACCTCGACCCATCCTTTACTGTCTCAACCAGCAAAG CCTCGGGCCCCCACGGCGCCTTCAATGGGAACTGTGAAGCAAAACTCTCCGTAGTCCCTAAAGTGTCGGGCCTGGAGCGGAGCCAGGAACAGCCCCCAGGGCCCGACCCGCTGCTAGTGCCTTTCCCCCCAAAGGAACCACCGCCTCCACCGGCCCCTCGGCCTCCCGTCTCACCCCCTGCACCCTTGCCGGCCGCCCCCAgtctgccacccccaccccagccccagctgcagCTTCGGGTCTCGCCCTTTGGCCTCCGCACTTCTCCCTATGGCAGCAGCCTGGACCTCAGCACTGGCAG CTCTTCACGGCCGCCCCCCAAGGCCCCGGCCCCTCCCGTGGCTCAGCCTCCCCCCTCATCATCCTCTtcgtcctcttcctcctcatctgcCTCCTCCTCGTCCGCGCAGCTCACCCACCGGCCCCCGACGCCCTCACTGCCCCTGCCTTTGTCCACCCACAGCTTTCCCCCCCCTGGGCTGCggccccccccaccaccccaccacccctccttgttctcccctggccccaccctgcccccacccccacccctgctgcaggTGCCAGGGCACCCTGGGGCCTCAGCTGCTAACGCCCTTTCTG agCAGGACCTGATCGGCCAGGACCTGAACTCTCGCTACCTGAATGCCCAGGGTGGTCCcgaggtggtgggggcagggggctcggCCCGGCCCCTGGCCTTCCAGTTCCACCAGCAcaaccaccagcaccagcacaccCACCAGCACACCCACCAGCACTTCACCCCTTATCCCCCGGGCCTGCTGCCACCCCACGGCCCCCACATG tTTGAGAAATATCCAGGAAAGATGGAAGGCCTTTTCCGGCataat CCGTACACGGCCTTCCCTCCCGCAGTGCCCGGCCTCCCTCCGGGCCTCCCGCCGGCTGTCTCctttggctccctgcagggggccttcCAGCCCAAG AGCACGAACCCCGAGCTGCCACCACGACTGGGGCCAGTGCCGAGCGGGCTTCCCCAAAAGGGGACACAG ATCCCCGACCATTTCCGGCCACCTTTGAGG AAACCAGGGAAGTGGTGTGCCATGCACGTGCGCGTGGCTTACATGATCCTGAGACACCAGGAAAAGATGAAG GGCGACTCCCACAAGCTTGACTTTCGGAACGACCTCCTGCCCTGCCTTCCGGGGCCCTATGGGGCCCTGCCCCCTGGGCAGGAGCTCTCCCACCCGGCCGCCTCCCTCTTCACTGCGACTG GTGCCGTCCACGCTGCAGCCAACCCTTTCACGGCAGCTCCCGGGGCCCACGGACCCTTTCTGAGCCCCAGCACCCACATTG ATCCCTTTGGGCGTCCCACAAGCTTCGCCTCCTTGGCTGCCCTCTCCAACGGGGCCTTTGGAGGCCTGGGCAGCCCTACATTCA ACTCCGGCGCCGTCTTTGCCCAGAAAGAAAGCCCAGGGGCCCCACCAGCCTTCGCCTCCCCCCCAGACCCATGGGGCCGCCTGCACCGCAGTCCTCTGGCCTTTCCTGCCTGGGTCCGGCCCCCTGAGGCCGCCCGGACACCAGGCTCAGACAAGGAGCGGCCTGTGGAGCGGAGGGAGCCCTCTATCACCAAGGAGGAGAAAGACAG ggaCCTTCCCTTCTCACGGCCCCAGCTCCGAGTTTCTCCCGCTACTCCCAAGGCCCGGGCTGGCGAGGAAGGGGCCAGGCCTGCCAAGGAATCCGTGCGGGTAAAGGAAGAGCGGAAGGaggaggccgccgccgccgccgctgccgccgctgctgccgctgccgccgccgctgccgccgctgccaCCACTGGGCCTCAGGGCCTTCACCTGCTGTTTGAGAGGCCCCGGCCACCCCCTTTTCTGGGCCCTAGTCCCCCAGAGCGCTGCGCGGGCTTTCTGGAGCCAACCTGGTTGGCAGGGCCCCCTCGCCTTGCCAGGCCACCCCGCTTCTATGAGGCTGGCGAGGAGCTGACTGGACCGGGGGCCGTGGCAGCCGCCCGCCTCTATGGTCTGGAGCCGGCCCACCCCCTGCTATACAGCCGCTTGGCACCGCCTCCGCCGCCTACTGCGGCCCCGGGAACCCCTCACCTTCTCAGCAAGACCCCCCCAGGAGCCCTTTTGGGGGCCCCACCTCCACTTGTGCCCGCCCCCAGGCCTAGTTCCCCACCTCGGGCCCCTGGTCCAGCCCGGGCTGACaggtga